The Clupea harengus chromosome 13, Ch_v2.0.2, whole genome shotgun sequence DNA window ccaaaagcgcaaacgggagtagacaggtaaatattcagagaattatctgaagtttgccttcacctacaaagataccgatggtgaagaattagcagtgtgcgtggtttgctcttccgtgctatcaaacgaaactatgaaaccatcaaagctgcaacgacactcaaagacaacccatgctcacttgaaagaaaaaaaacatttaatatttcccgtttaaaatcttttgagggccagcagaccttgatgagacaatcagccaaagtgtgcgagctagctttaaaagcttcttatcaagttgcattacgtgtcgctcagaccaaacagccatacataattgcggaacgtttaatattgccaacagctagtgatatgtgcaaaacaattttgggaaggatgagtacgtaaaaaaactgaaaagcatcccaatgcccgccctattgaattgaattggcagctgatgtgagggcactataaatcgcaaaactcccgaaggcagattattttgcaatacaatttaatccaccgatgtgtcaaacgaagctcagcttttagcttttttgtgatttgtcgaccaaaatgagatgcaggaggaattttgATTCtttaagcagctgcctggaggtaaaaaaaagttcagagattttcaaagtgatcgacaattttttccatgaacatgatataccctggccaaaatgtgtcgcgatgtgcacagacggtgcaagagccatgtatgacgcactgcatgcttcatagggagaatgtcgttgccaaagacatgaatcatgaattctcaaacgtcagatctctcactaggtatgagatatttcatccatacttaagcttctcaagctactcaattctttgtccctccctaattgaatatagAGTGAcgactaactgtaagggagaacaaatgtcaaaaataaacagaataaattgaaattagttgtgtgtcacagatgatttgtaattctgttcaaacatgtgtaggggagtgtttgtgtgtgactgacagttccaaataaattatatgaatatcaggcccaaatttggggcggcgggggtgggggtccctgctcagcgtctctctcagccaaggggtccttgggctgaaaaaggttgaagacccctggatTAGAGAAACATAGAAAAGTCTCTGGGGATGAGGGTGTTTGGGGTGTTGTGTTTGAGCGCCCCCTACTGTTAAAAGGCTGGAGTTGCATTGTGCCAGCATAAAGTAGTTACCCCTTTTTTAATCCACAAATAATACTCTGtgatgcacagcacacacatacgacATTAAACACGCTTCCACAAAGGACATCATATGGGAGAGAGCGGGGCAAGATTTGCCATTTTTCACTCACCTCTAGTTAAGGGAATATGAGACTGgaataaaacagaaatgtgaCAGTGTGAATGACTCAAATAGACACACAATATGGCGTCctgtaaaaaaagtaaaaagtgGTCTTGTGGCCTAACCTGCCCCATGTAATGGAGACCAGTCTGAGAGCCAATGAGGATGACATTAACAATATGCAGACAGAGAATGCAGTTAGACAAGTAGGTAGTCAATTTTCCTGTTACAAATTTACATTGACACTGTTAATTAATTTTTATAATTGTATAAAACGTAGTTACTGGGCTAACTAGAACATCTTATCTTCCAACATACCATTTGATCCTACACTTCCGTCACTTTAACTACTCTATTAAGCCCAGTAACAGACTAACTATGAGGCTGAGGCTTTGGGTGCATGTCAGTTTATGTAAACGTGTCTAGTATACATTGACAATTGGTGTGGTACAGTCCCTCTGCATGAAGTGACATATAACCCACAATAATGCACAATGACACTCACACTACTCACATCAGCCAACACTTAACATGAAGTGATGCACAGGAAAAAGGCCTCAGTAAAAGAATGCATGTTCCTTTTGTGTTCAGACAGGGTTTCTATAGATTTCAATAAGTTCAAATTAAAACTTTGTAATACTCAGGACCCTTCAGGGCTGGAAAACCTCTGGTCTACAAACAGATTTTCTCCAGCATTGGTATTGTGCACAGTGCCAACACAAGTAAAGGCCCATGCCATTTTAAccctgtggtgtctgtgcagAACATTCATTTATTGGTGCAGGATGTTTGCTCCTATTATTTGAGTTCAATACATACCACAAAGTACATACACATCATTTTACATAAGGAAAGAACAAGTTCTTTGACACAACATAGAGAGATTATAATGTCATTATACATTTTatgaataattataattatatgaaAATCCCTTTAAAATGAATGGCTACAAGTTGTTTGAATCATCAAAAAAAATCCACTTTTTAGCATTGATCTCAGCTAGATGGAGAATATGGAacatgtaaatattgtaagtTACCTAACAAAACAGTCAGATACTATAGTCCTCATAAAATAGAACATTTGTATGGAATGTCAGTCTGTAATATTCTAGCATTCCTGCCACTTACACACCTTCATGAAAGAGTCAttttgtcttcacacacacgggGATGAAGCATCCAGACAGCAGCCCagaccagctccagctccatatCCATGTGTCCTGTTTTCCCCCAGCTTACCTCTCAGTTTATTTGCTTTGTCACAGAATACTCAGAATACTTGCACCCCTTTACATGACTGAATGGCTAGATGATAAATGGCTAGAATAAGCAAGATGGCTGCCTGTCTGCTTTGGGTTTGTTGAATGTGAGCTACTGATTCctaacagcagagagagacaaatcaCACTTTATGTTTCTAATATAATTCACCATCCAATTTCAAATCTTCCCCTTAatagatacagtatatgacTGAACTGATATTGATCAAAATATTGGTCTTGGTGTTCCTTCAGTGATGCCAAAGTAGAGGAACACTAATCCGGTTGCTTTTGGAGCTTAACTCACAGATACGCTCTAGTTTTCTGCTCCGGGGAGTTGCTTAAGGATTTCCACATTCATAAAAGCTATTGCATTTCACCAGCGTGTCTGTAAAAGACTGGAATAGTCATGCTAAAACTTCTCATGGCAAAGAAGGCTGCATCTGTGCATTAATTAACCCCTTCTATGAAATATGACAAAAtgggacacaaatacacacaaacacacaggctctcttGCACTCTGTGAACTTCCATGAGAgtgaaatatttgtgttgtaAGTTAATTCATCAGAGATCAGTCAGTCTCAGGGTGCTAGGAATTTCCCCcaaagttgttgtagttgtaATGTATGTACTCCTGCCTAGGGGCCCTAAAACTCGTAAGCTGATctgagctacacacacatgcaaacacacacacacacatactcacacacacacacatacacacacacacacgcacacactcattacgAAGGTGAGGCATGAGCATTTGTTAGTATACAGAAGTAAACCAGTACAGCCACTGACCGTAACAGGCTGTCCACATATATTCAGGGGAAACAGCAGGAGCTCAAAGCACCCAGAGTCACACACCTGGGCACCTGGGACGGGTTTGGCCTTGATGATCATGTTTACCACCGCAGAGGAGGAAACTCTGAACATCAATGAAGCCGCTCAGCTGTACAGAGATAGCCTATCTGTCAAGAGGTTCAGAGATCAGTATCAACACTTCTGCCCTTGGCCCCGATACTGGGACAGGAACATGACCTCAGGATACTCATTTCACCAAACAACAAGGCAACATGAATGCAATAAAATTAATTAATTGTATTACTTCATGAGTGTATTATTACCTACTGTAAGGAGGAGGATTGGGGactggttacacacacattagctacTGTAGGTGAATACTGGAGACTGGCTACACACACTACTTAACAGTTAAGTCTTAACTAGACTAGCGGCATATCAATGAGCACCATGAACTGCagctcatcctcttcctctgttctgGCAGTGAGATATGATTTATGCTGACATAACATCAATAACACagcaataacacacaacaccaataacacacaacCTGGACTTTGAGCTGCTTTTTAGAAAACAAGACGGCACATTTACTACAACTCACGTGCACAACATTTATGATTCTGTTTATGTGATGAAACATGACCTTAGGACATGGCTTGGTAATATGTAGCCAGGTCACAGAGTATATATTTGACTGAAAGAACAAGCATCAAATAAGAAGAGAGAAGGTGTCAGTATTTGGactcttctgtttctgttttgacatgtcattttgttgtggtagccatgtgcctgtgttgtggTAGCCATGTGCTACCATGTGCTCCGCCCCTTgtcctgtctttgttctgtttccACCTGTTCTGCTCCTCACCTGTGCCCAATGATTACCCTGCCTATTTAAGCCTGTCTTGCCTCATGTTCCATGTCGGATTGTCGCAACTGTTGTGCTACCCTGTTCTGtgagttgtctgttttttttggaAAGTAACTTTGCCTGCCTGCGTCGCCTTATAAGAATACTTTTTGAACTGTAAGCTTACGgaagctttttgtgtttttcggcGTGGAAGCCTACAGTGGTCGTGTgccctgtttttgtgtttgcctttttgatcctctgtgttttttgtggaaTAAATCCTGCTTTAATCGATCTGCGCTTGGGTCCTCTTTTGAAACCCTGACAGAAGGATCGTCTAGTTTCAGCATGAAGACTTCTGGAGCTCTACTGGTGCTGCTGTTTGGCTGAGACGCAGCTCAGAGGAGAGACCATCAGTGAAAATGACATCACTCACCAGAGCCACTCTGATGaagcagagaccagagagaatGAGGTTATGGGTGCAGCACAGAGAACTGAAACTGCTGCCACAGCCTCCACCCAACAAACCAGCCAGCCTGACATCCacactgtgctgagagagatgagCGCTCTGATAGCggagcagagagtggagctCAGATACACTAAGAGACCAGAATTAGAGCCAGTGAGGAGGAAATAATGAATCTGCAGAAAAGGAATGAAGGTAAATAAGATGTTCTATCCTCCCCATACACCTCCCTCAGACCGTAGAGGAGCAGAACGGACATTATTAGTCTATTAgacattatatactgtatgtgtgtgattgaaaatAACTGTGTGTCAATGTGCTGTTACAAATTTACATTGACACTAATAATTAGTCTGTTACTAGGCTTACTAAAACATCTTATCTTCCTACACATCATTTCATTCTGCACTTCTGTAACTTAAACTACTCTAGTAAGCCTAACAGACTAACTATGAGAATGAGGCTTTGGGTGCATGTCAGTTCATGTAAAAGTGTGGAGTATACATTGACAATTGGTGTGTTACACTCACATTGCATCAATGGTTATGTAAACTATTACTTTACCTGATACTTTTAGCAGACTTGCTTTTGATAttgggggatgagagagaactTTGAAACCCTGACCTTACCTGATCTCGGCAAAATCAGCTTTTATCTTTGCTATTTTCTACACTCTGCATGTACAAGGAATTTAACTGGTTTCATACACTTTGAGACCAAACTGGGACCCTGTAGATGAacctgtgcatctgtgttttaaatgtgctacTGTTCATAGCCCATGAAGAACTTCACCTTTTTTGTCCCCAGAGAGTAAAGTGTCTTTCAGTCTCCCTGGAAACAGACGCAAACAGATACACAGGACCCTTCAGTGCTGGAACAACCCTGGTCTACAAACACATTATTACCAACATTGGCAATGCGTACAACTCCAACACGGGTGAATGTCCATGtcatttcaaagtcaaagtcgtgttttattgtcacacagcacgacacacaacaccacacacatgcgttttggcggcgacacaggacacacacacatgctgatgaggtcgccggtgaaatttgccttctgcctttaacccatcctggagtccttgtccttcctcaaggcagccaggagcagtgggcagccttttttttttttttcggcgcCTGCCAGATGTGTAACGCTTTtcatcagtagtgtgtgtgtgtgtgacctgctgtTCTTCTCTCATTCAGGGTTCTTCACAGCTCCGGTGAAGGGAGTGTATGACTTCAGTTTTTATGTCTATGGGCATAGCCGCTCAACCCACATGGGAGCACATCTCGGCAGGAATGGGCAGAACCTCGTGATGGCGTTCACCAGTCTTGACAGTGGCACCATAAACGCATCTAATGGTGCCAGTGTGTTGTtggaggtgggagatgtggTGAGTGTTTTCCTGCCTGCCAATCATAGGATATATGATAACGCAAACCATCACAGCACCTTCAGAGGTCACCTGCTGTTCCACGTCTAACAGACACTGCAGTCAGTCAGCTGACTAATTAGGAAGTGTGATACCTGTATTACCAAAAgggataaaacacaaacatacacaaacacaaacagaaattaGATTATGCAcgcctgctagctagctatattGGGTGCTTAGTTTtcattgtgtgtatttcagatGACATTCTGTCAAACTACACTATATGGTGAGTTGATTGCATGaagttgtctgtctgtttgatttTTATCAGCTGAGTAATAGTCCTTAACAGAACAGTGTAGAGGAATGTATACATTTCACATGAAGCATATGTCATAACTCATCATGTATTGCATCACATGCTGTAGGCTACCTGTctgtataaaaatgaaaatgaaagttTCAAACATTAAACAACTGTTCGTACAGATTAACTATAAGTAACATTTCTAATTGCTAGTAAATTACTAAAAGCTAATTTTCACATCTAAAATGAAGTCTTGTATCTGCTATgtatttctgcatgtgtgtgtgtttggagaaagACAACATTCTGAACTTTACAGTAATCACAGTAATACTTTTAAAGatgcccggggggggggggggggggggtataaagTGACATATAACCCACAAGAatgcacagtgacacacacacactgctatgtatttcagtatgtgtatgtgtttggcgAAAGACATAACTCTAAACTTTACAGTATTCGCAGTCATACCTATGTCATGAAAAGTTGgtccatatccacacacacactcactcactcacctctcacacacacacaaacacagtaacgcaggcaagcacacacaaacacagtaacgcagccatgcacacataaacacacacaccaatgccacacagacacacacgctcacatgcacacacccatgggacacacacacacaacatccacacgtacacacacgctaTCATCTATCATTACTGAGTCACCCACTCCAATAAGAAGATGGCATCATTTACATCTGGTCCACTTGGTCTTATCTACAGCCTGGGACTGGCTACTTATGAAGGTCTCCGATTCTCTACTGACACAGGTGAATAAAACCTTAAAACCCTACAGTACTGACACAGGTGAATAAAACCTTAAAACCCTGCAGTACTGACACAGGTAAATAAAACCCTACAGTACTGACACAGGTGAATAAAACCGTAAAGCCCTACAGTACTGACACAGGTGAATAAAACCCTACAGTACTGACACAGGTGATTAAAACTTACAGTACGGACACAGGTGAATAAAACCCTACAGTACTGACACAGGTGATTAAAACTTACAGTACTGACACAGGTGAGTAAAACCCTACAGTACTGACACAGGTGAGTAAACCATGCAGTACTGACACAGGTAAATAAAACCCTACAGTACTGACACCGGTGAATAAAACCTTAAAACCCTACAGTACTGACACAGGTGAATAAAACCTTAAAGCCCTACAGTACTGACACAGGTGAATAAAACCTTAAAACCCTACAGTACTGACACAGGTGAATAAAACCCTACAGTACTGACACGGGTGATTAAAACTTACAGTACTGACCCAGGTGAGTAAAACCCTGTAGTACTGACACGGGTGATTAAAACTTACAGTACTGACACAGGTGAGTAAAACCCTGCAGTACTGACACAGGTGAATAAAACCCTACAGTACTGACACCGGTGAATAAAACCTTAAAACCCTACAGTACTGACACAGGAAGCTAATTCACTTAATTTTTCTGATCTAGGATTGGGTGTTCATCTTGCTCTATTCCCAGTGTGTaaggttttgttttctgtgtcacTGGAAAGAAGCGAACAAGTACACACTGGAACCTCCCTCATCTTTAAACAGATCTAACCCCAACACTGGCAACACTTACAGTTCCCTCATCTTTAAACAGAACTAACCCAACACTGGCATCGCATACAATTCCATCATCTTTAAACAGATCAATTCCCAAACACTAGCAACGCATACAATTCCCTCATCTTTAAACAGATCTAACCCAACACTGGCAATGTATACTATTCCCTCATCTTTAAACAGATCTTCCCAAACAGGTAAATGTACCAATTATTTTCACCATTTGCATTGGCAACATAGGCAACTCGTATTTATTTTATCAATTATTTTGGCCATTTACAGTTAGCAAATGTCCTTTGGCCTTTGTTAATAAACTActcttttttatttacttttaagCAAGTAAACCTTCGTCCAAGAACAGCTGTTAATTTATTGTCGTTTATTAATGTCTTACAAAAATCAAACAATGACACATTTATAACAATCGTTATGCAATTTAATAATGtcttacaaaaataaaacatgtatatatttatagcaaTCATTTTGCCATGTTTTAATGTCTTACAAGAATCAAACATGTATATATTTACAACACATTTATAGCAATCATTATGCCATTGTAAAAAGCAGTGAATAAAGACACTGATTTAAGTGCAGATTATTTTGAATGGTGCTTTAGAATATCATATGTATATCAATAATGGTAAAATGGTATATCTACCAGCCTACTACGTGGCATGCTGACAGAATCTTAACAAACTACAGACTTTGGCAAACTGATATGTAAAACTGTAGCTGAGTAAGCTGGTGCCccagtgcacgtgtgtgtgtgtgtgcgtgtgtgtgtgcgtgtgtgtgtgtgtgtgcgcgcgctgcATGCATGCATCACTAGTAAGGGCTGTAGATTAATTCTGATTGGAGCTCAAGAACAGGGAGGCGCTCAGCAGAGGAGTAGAAAGGAGTCTGCCCCCTACTGTCTGGAGAGAAGAAGCGCAGcgacggagaggagagacggagggaggaagagagagatggtggatgAGAcggggagatgaggaggaaaggAAGGGCGTGGAGAAGTGAAGAGAGTTAGTGACAtgactgggggagagagagagagagagagagagagagagagagagagagagagagaaagaaagggagggattaGAGCttagaggacagaggaggagaggaggatgaagaggaggaggagtgtgagtagtgtgtgatGAGTCGCTCTGCTTCTCTCCAGCCCGTCAGCAGGGCTCCATGGACAGTGGAGAAGAAAGAGCCGTGAGTGGCCTCACCAGCAAACAACACCTGCaggggctacacacacacacacacacacacgcacacacgcacacacgcacacacgcacacgcacacacgcacacacgcacacacgcacacacacacaaatgaatgacCTTTATagatttaagtgtgtgtgcgtgcgtgtgtgcgtgcgtgcgtgtgtgttcttaccctggactgtgtgtgttctggaggcAGTGGCTCTGCCAGGTGTTGTATGTCTCGGGCGGAGCATCCAGTGGCCGGGTAAGAGTAGGATCCGCAGGTGAAGCGGTCACTGAACCACTGAGACCGTAGCATCCTACATGGACTCAACGTCGggatgcctaacacacacacacacacacacacacacattacacatagacattaccacactcacaaacacatgctgacAGTACCAGTATAACTAATGTTCAGCCTAACCTGATtgttctgttgccatggtgacagatGAAAAAAGCACATTGTGAAATATGGCGTACATGCAGGGGCAGCACAACCTCCCCAAAATAGACTTTTCTTGCTTTGTGTGGGCAAATGATCTGTCCCGTTGTTGCCGGATATTAACGCTGATTCCAGCACTGTACCTTTTGGTAAATTTGGCCACCTGGAGGCCAAGTAGAGTAATGGGCCACTTCATTACTCTGATATACTGTATTTACATACAAGTTTGGTAACTTCACAGATTTATTACCAAGAtgcagcaagtgtgtgtgtgtgtgcgtgtgtgtgtgtgtgtgtgtgtgtgtgcgtgcgtgtgtgtgtgcgccttacCTGTAAACCTGCGCAGGACTTGTGTGACAGTGTTCAGAACTTCTGTCTCAGAGAGCGACTCCATATATTCAGACTCATGACCAGCAATCCAGCCGCATAGAACATGGCCATACCtgtagataacacacacacacacacacctgtgtatcACACCTGgggtacacacagagaacatggCCATACCtgtagataacacacacacacacagtgtgtgcctCTCTATAGGTCTGAGGATGGTAAGGCCGAACAGCTtcctggctcagtgtgtgtgtacactggacacaacgtgtgtgtgtgtgtgcgtgtgcgtacctCTCTGTGGGTTTGAGCACAGTGAAGCCGAACAGCTTGcggacccagtgtgtgtgtatgttgggcaCCGTGTCCACCAGATGTGCCTCGTCCTCCCAGAGCAGGTAGATGGCCTCGGTCTGCGGCTCCCAGAACGGCTGCTGGAACTCCAGGAAGATCTTGTTGTTGGTGCCGAAGCCCATCCTCTGGATGGAGTGCAGCTTATGGAGGGGTGGAGCAGGGCTCAGCAGGGTGGAATGGTGCTTCTTCATGTACCCTGGACATGGTCATAatattagtgttgttgtttttattattattattatcactatGGTAGCGTGGTACTCAGCAGTGTAGAACAAGTAACCTGGACATGGTCATAatattagtgttgttgtttttattattattattatcactatGGTAGCGTGGTACTCAGCAGTGTAGAACAAGTAACCTGGACATGGTCATAatattagtgttgttgtttttattattattattattatcactatGGTAGCGTGGTACTCAGCAGTGTAGAACAAGTAACCTGGACATGGTCATAATACTAgtatggttgttgttgttgtcattatgatgatgatgatgatgatgatgatgatcctcTGGATAGAGCAGTACTCTGGCGAGGGGAATGGTTCTTCTTTAAGTAGCAtagtaataatgataataataataataatagtaataatgatAATAGTAATAATCATCCTCTGGATGGGGTGAACCTTATGCAGGTGTGAAGGAAGAGAGTAAAGTGATGCTTCATTAAATCTTTAAAatgtcttgttgttgtttttcccacTCCCATTCAAGGCattccctgagtgtgtgtctgtgtgtgagtgtgtgtgtgtgagtgtgtgtgaatgtgtaagcaTACATACCCAGCGGGAGGGTGACAATAACGTGGTCAGCGGGGAACATGTCTCCATTGATACATTCCACCCGCACAgggtgcgtgtatgtatgtgtgttgcctGCTTCGCGGCCGTCAGACCAGTGGATGCAGCGAACCGGTGTGTTGTAGGAGACCACACCCTCCGGGAGCTCACGCATGAGACAGTCGATCAGCCCATCAAAGCCTCTGACGAAACACACATAGAAAGCTCACACATAAGATAATCAATCAGCCTGTCAAAGcctctgacaacacacacagtgtgtgtgtgtgtgtgtgtatgttctcacCTGGGAAAGGTGCAGTCTAGGCCGGGCAGCGTGCGGTAGAGCCCAAACGCGCCCAGCCCCACCTCGTCCATGCTGTGCGTGCCACTCACACAGCACTCCACCTT harbors:
- the paox gene encoding peroxisomal N(1)-acetyl-spermine/spermidine oxidase → MAPLRSLDAKIVIVGCGISGIGAALKLVKFGFRNVRIIEATGRSGGRIQTGRLGSNVVEIGANWIHGPSQENPVFRLACHYNLLDPESMTEENQALDVGGHPPFVPSFLRSSGGTVPAELLAPAVELFSRVLERSQDFSAGGGEPVASVGGFVRAELPRLAEAEWGAEAGLRELRIALVSTLLKVECCVSGTHSMDEVGLGAFGLYRTLPGLDCTFPRGFDGLIDCLMRELPEGVVSYNTPVRCIHWSDGREAGNTHTYTHPVRVECINGDMFPADHVIVTLPLGYMKKHHSTLLSPAPPLHKLHSIQRMGFGTNNKIFLEFQQPFWEPQTEAIYLLWEDEAHLVDTVPNIHTHWVRKLFGFTVLKPTERYGHVLCGWIAGHESEYMESLSETEVLNTVTQVLRRFTGIPTLSPCRMLRSQWFSDRFTCGSYSYPATGCSARDIQHLAEPLPPEHTQSRPLQVLFAGEATHGSFFSTVHGALLTGWREAERLITHYSHSSSSSSSSPPLSSKL